In Schistocerca americana isolate TAMUIC-IGC-003095 chromosome 7, iqSchAmer2.1, whole genome shotgun sequence, a single genomic region encodes these proteins:
- the LOC124621830 gene encoding uncharacterized protein LOC124621830, with translation MKGGLVLLIAGVLLVAYCTPLAAADDGDDVVEEVGENRDADDDDGDSIADDDEYGIALEEGANAESRRALKGAHARAGHAKHARAGSRHAAGRAANRPHARSGAARRAAHKT, from the exons ATGAAGGGAGGCCTCGTCCTGCTGATTGCTGGTGTGTTGCTCGTGGCGTACTGCACGCCGCTCGCTGCTGCAGACGATGGCGACGACGTGGTGGAAGAAGTAGGAGAAAACAGAGACGCTGATGACGACGACGGCGACAGCATAGCAGACGACGATGAGTACGGCATCGCTCTTGAGGAGGGTGCAAATGCAGAGAGCAGGCGGGCACTCAAAG GTGCTCACGCCCGGGCTGGCCACGCCAAGCATGCGAGGGCAGGCAGCCGACACGCTGCGGGCAGAGCTGCAAACAGACCCCACGCCAGGTCAGGCGCCGCCCGCAGAGCCGCACACAAAACGTAG